In the genome of Taurinivorans muris, one region contains:
- a CDS encoding ATP-binding protein encodes MKKTNKENSQMSITTNLQGRLKNTSLKKSHALFPLFEAVINSIHACEERKDIELSKCAIDIQIIRKTKTEEELSLIKNETTKPPLPEIIEFHITDNGIGFNDTNLDSFNTLDSEHKEKKGCKGIGRLLWLKAFEQVEIYSQFKKNNTFYCRHFHFTKETGITPELPEKKESFDHNFKTVVKLLNFKTSYREAARKTTSAIANDLLEHCLLYFFNNSCPVITIIDNEMNEKISLTDLFYEINTNEVIQENFFCEKSNFKLYIVKTRKSIAHTIHYCAANRLVKKIDLSGKIDGLYKNLQDKNGKFSCLCFLSSPYLDEKVRQERTDFDIEEKSDPQHNLLGEPTIEDINKKIYSILENTFKDSIEQNKKLGQIRLQNFVKDNPKYKTILKYCSNLNIDPELKDKDIDLILYKEKIKLEDEIKKDNGNISSIPQKFSEQYTQNLNHYLSLIDDVSKSTLAEYISHRKIVIDFFEKAINSFKNEQSMDEYELEKIVHSLIMPLKTTHNETNFDTANLWLIDDNLTFYSYLSSDLPLNRCELIDTKESKRPDILGINFFDNPLLVNNTNEENLAAIKIIEIKRPMRDNYTIDDNPIDQVLDYLTKIRDGKIKDHRGRRVTSNINSPAFCYILADVEKTLKDRAMRFGLTITEDQLGFFGFNANYNAYIEIIGFDKLLKIVKQRNKVFFDKLGL; translated from the coding sequence ATGAAAAAAACAAATAAGGAAAATTCTCAAATGAGTATAACTACAAATTTGCAAGGAAGATTAAAAAATACTTCTTTAAAAAAATCACATGCACTTTTTCCTTTATTTGAAGCTGTCATAAACTCTATTCATGCCTGCGAAGAAAGAAAAGACATTGAATTATCAAAATGTGCTATTGATATTCAAATTATACGAAAAACAAAAACCGAAGAAGAATTGTCATTAATTAAAAATGAAACAACAAAACCCCCTTTGCCAGAAATAATTGAATTTCATATTACTGACAATGGCATCGGTTTTAATGATACAAACTTGGATTCCTTTAATACATTGGATTCTGAGCATAAAGAAAAAAAAGGCTGTAAAGGAATTGGAAGACTTTTATGGCTTAAGGCTTTTGAACAGGTTGAAATATATAGCCAATTCAAAAAAAATAATACATTTTATTGCAGACATTTTCATTTTACAAAAGAAACAGGGATTACCCCTGAGCTCCCGGAAAAAAAAGAAAGTTTTGATCACAATTTTAAAACCGTTGTTAAATTGTTAAATTTTAAAACTTCTTACAGAGAAGCTGCAAGAAAAACAACCTCAGCAATTGCCAATGACCTGCTTGAACATTGCCTTCTCTATTTTTTCAATAATTCATGTCCCGTTATTACAATAATTGACAATGAAATGAATGAAAAAATAAGTCTGACTGATTTATTCTATGAAATAAACACAAATGAAGTTATACAAGAAAATTTTTTTTGTGAAAAAAGTAATTTTAAACTTTACATTGTAAAAACAAGAAAAAGCATTGCTCACACTATTCATTACTGTGCTGCCAACAGATTGGTAAAAAAAATTGATTTATCAGGAAAAATTGATGGATTATATAAAAACCTGCAAGATAAAAATGGAAAATTTTCTTGCCTTTGTTTTTTATCTTCACCATATTTAGATGAAAAAGTAAGGCAAGAAAGAACAGATTTTGATATAGAAGAAAAAAGTGATCCTCAGCATAACCTCCTTGGAGAGCCTACAATTGAAGATATTAACAAAAAAATTTATTCCATATTAGAAAATACCTTTAAAGATTCTATTGAGCAAAACAAAAAATTAGGGCAAATACGCTTACAAAATTTTGTTAAAGATAACCCAAAATATAAGACTATTCTAAAATATTGTTCAAATCTTAACATAGATCCGGAATTAAAAGATAAGGATATTGATTTAATTCTATATAAAGAAAAAATAAAACTTGAGGACGAAATAAAAAAAGATAATGGAAATATTTCAAGTATTCCTCAAAAATTTTCTGAACAATATACCCAAAATTTAAATCACTACCTCTCACTGATAGATGATGTAAGTAAGTCTACCTTGGCTGAATATATTTCACACAGGAAAATAGTTATTGATTTTTTCGAAAAAGCAATAAATTCATTCAAAAATGAACAAAGTATGGATGAATATGAATTAGAAAAAATCGTCCATTCACTTATTATGCCTTTAAAAACAACACACAATGAAACAAATTTTGATACAGCAAATTTATGGCTGATAGATGATAATTTAACATTTTACAGCTATTTATCTTCTGATCTTCCACTAAACCGCTGCGAATTAATTGATACAAAAGAATCAAAGCGCCCTGACATTTTGGGAATTAATTTTTTTGATAACCCACTGTTAGTAAATAATACAAATGAAGAAAATTTAGCTGCAATAAAAATTATCGAAATAAAACGACCAATGCGAGATAATTATACAATTGATGATAATCCGATAGATCAAGTGTTAGACTATTTGACAAAAATTAGAGATGGAAAAATAAAAGATCATAGAGGAAGGCGTGTTACAAGCAATATAAACTCTCCTGCTTTTTGCTATATTTTGGCTGACGTTGAAAAAACATTAAAAGACCGAGCTATGCGATTTGGATTAACTATAACCGAAGATCAACTGGGTTTCTTTGGATTCAACGCTAATTATAATGCCTATATTGAAATTATCGGTTTTGATAAGTTATTAAAAATAGTGAAACAAAGAAATAAAGTATTTTTTGATAAGCTAGGATTATAA
- the tnpA gene encoding IS200/IS605 family transposase has translation MTGNQSLSHTKWNCKYHIVFAPKYRRQIIYNKLKEDIGKILRQLCEQKKVEIHEANACKDHIHMLVSIPPNLSVSSFMGYLKGKNSLMIFDRHANLKYKYGNRHFWCRGYYLDTVGKNTEKIKAYIQNQLNEDIMTDQYSLKEYYDPFTGSKNK, from the coding sequence ATGACTGGAAATCAAAGTTTATCTCATACCAAATGGAATTGCAAATATCATATAGTGTTTGCCCCAAAATATCGCCGTCAAATAATTTATAATAAATTAAAAGAAGATATTGGCAAAATTTTGCGTCAGCTTTGTGAACAAAAGAAAGTAGAAATACATGAAGCCAATGCATGTAAAGATCATATTCACATGTTAGTGTCTATTCCTCCCAATCTTAGTGTATCGTCATTTATGGGGTACTTGAAAGGGAAGAATTCTTTGATGATATTTGATAGACATGCAAATCTCAAATATAAGTATGGAAACAGACATTTTTGGTGCAGGGGGTATTATCTTGATACAGTAGGGAAGAATACAGAGAAAATAAAAGCGTATATTCAAAATCAGTTAAATGAAGATATAATGACTGACCAATATTCGCTCAAAGAATATTATGACCCGTTTACGGGTAGTAAGAATAAATAA
- a CDS encoding tyrosine-type recombinase/integrase, with product MAKSASQNKRKSSRFPGVQIRESNVRKHNGKPDICFTIDYIDPQTKKRIRKDIGWASEGFTQAYAAQVRAEHLSKGRLEHNAEFRSIAPKQSFTLQEAFEKYVNEWLLPRGKRHKSDVSLFHTNLPTLVHTDINKIDVYFMDSLIADLTRKGLAPKTVHYIIGIIKRVINKMDDWGLYHGTKPFSKITLPKVNNRRMRFLTPEEAHVLLDELKQHSLAVYLQALISLHCGLRFGEIAELKISDIDFYSKNIYVRDPKNSKSRHQIMTPTLQAELEAYIALTKPLSYLFPNPNGGKAASVSKTFERTVKKLGLNEENGVPITDARQKVVFHTLRHTYASWLALSGQGQAMIAELMGHSSIEMSARYTHLFPDARKATAVAIDNIFKKDVS from the coding sequence ATGGCAAAAAGTGCAAGTCAAAATAAGAGAAAGTCCTCACGTTTCCCCGGCGTGCAGATACGGGAAAGCAATGTGCGGAAACACAACGGAAAGCCCGACATTTGTTTTACGATTGATTACATCGACCCGCAAACCAAGAAGCGCATCCGCAAGGACATCGGCTGGGCGAGCGAGGGCTTTACGCAGGCCTATGCCGCGCAAGTTCGAGCCGAGCATCTTTCCAAAGGAAGGCTTGAACATAATGCCGAATTTCGCAGCATAGCCCCGAAGCAAAGCTTTACTCTGCAAGAAGCCTTTGAAAAATATGTGAATGAATGGCTGCTGCCGCGCGGCAAGCGGCATAAATCCGATGTAAGCCTTTTTCATACCAATCTGCCGACGCTTGTTCATACAGACATCAATAAAATTGACGTTTATTTCATGGACAGCCTTATTGCAGACCTCACCCGGAAAGGGCTTGCGCCGAAAACGGTTCATTACATTATCGGCATAATAAAGCGTGTTATCAACAAAATGGATGACTGGGGGCTGTATCATGGGACAAAGCCTTTTTCCAAAATCACCCTGCCCAAAGTGAACAACCGCCGCATGCGTTTTCTGACCCCGGAGGAAGCTCACGTGCTTCTTGACGAACTCAAACAGCACAGCCTCGCCGTTTATTTGCAGGCGCTCATCAGCCTGCACTGCGGTCTGCGTTTCGGGGAAATTGCCGAACTCAAAATCAGCGACATAGATTTTTACAGCAAAAATATTTACGTCCGAGATCCCAAAAACAGCAAGAGCCGCCACCAAATCATGACCCCAACACTTCAAGCGGAACTTGAAGCATATATCGCTTTGACAAAGCCCCTTTCCTATCTTTTTCCGAACCCGAACGGCGGCAAGGCTGCTTCCGTGAGCAAGACCTTTGAACGGACAGTCAAAAAGCTCGGACTGAACGAAGAAAACGGCGTACCCATAACCGACGCACGGCAAAAAGTCGTTTTCCACACCCTGCGTCACACGTACGCAAGCTGGCTTGCCCTCTCCGGGCAGGGGCAAGCCATGATAGCCGAGCTTATGGGACACAGTTCCATAGAAATGAGCGCCAGATACACACACCTTTTCCCCGATGCGAGAAAAGCCACGGCAGTTGCTATTGACAATATTTTCAAAAAGGATGTTTCTTAA
- a CDS encoding helix-turn-helix domain-containing protein, translating to MSQVIVMQVEDFKRVVNESVRSAVREELKTISIAPEVMREKEAAKYLGLSANTLRQYRVQGIGPAYSKTGSVITYAKADLDYYLKKAKVKTY from the coding sequence ATGAGTCAGGTAATAGTTATGCAGGTTGAGGATTTTAAGAGAGTTGTCAATGAAAGTGTGCGGTCAGCCGTGCGTGAGGAACTGAAAACTATTTCTATCGCACCCGAAGTCATGCGGGAAAAGGAAGCTGCAAAATATTTGGGGCTTTCTGCCAATACCCTGCGTCAGTATCGTGTGCAGGGCATTGGTCCGGCATACAGCAAAACGGGTTCGGTCATCACCTATGCAAAAGCCGACCTCGATTATTATTTGAAAAAAGCGAAAGTCAAGACATATTAG
- the rdgC gene encoding recombination-associated protein RdgC, with the protein MSFLKNTTSFSLFKIENLPDGILGSFGEKLRQFAFMPIDDTVAERSYGWTSMEDMEDYEFINSFEINKYFYFAFRVDSRNIAPAVFKRYLQLALEKEQRELAKTGHNYISKERKKEIKEQVKLELLAKTLPTPAVYEVIWDFTCNIIYFACTNKKMIELFGNYFLKTLGIETKEKGEQLTFADFENTSYFPSCDVKLYQLTPYNRWVLLTEDNKELAHELDKLFPTAFSGTQPFDIDRNENRILGEEFLTWLWYRADMNIHFQFVDEKAGKEFYVIFENKMSVRGSNGENSLLTSLSGSNNPMDEARLGLGLGKKVNNACIVLSDKDISFIFSLNAKNFSFSSFSIIGWKNNYSTGSASPRRANETETTLSVSESERVAGRHSERSSFEEIEFDAHLLEKMQFFERAKAYFDIVYHEFIKIRLDKTAWKKETEDIRTWIIQFSKKVSKQQLINMHEHYMKSING; encoded by the coding sequence ATGAGTTTTCTAAAAAATACCACAAGTTTTTCTCTTTTTAAAATTGAAAATCTCCCCGACGGCATACTCGGCAGTTTTGGTGAAAAACTGCGTCAATTCGCGTTCATGCCCATTGACGATACTGTCGCAGAGCGAAGTTACGGCTGGACAAGCATGGAAGACATGGAAGATTATGAGTTTATAAATTCTTTTGAAATAAATAAATATTTTTATTTTGCTTTCCGGGTAGACAGCCGAAATATAGCCCCTGCGGTCTTTAAAAGGTATTTGCAGTTAGCTTTGGAAAAGGAACAACGAGAACTTGCGAAAACAGGACATAACTATATTTCAAAAGAACGCAAAAAAGAAATCAAAGAGCAGGTCAAGCTTGAACTTCTGGCAAAAACACTGCCCACGCCTGCCGTGTATGAGGTTATTTGGGATTTTACCTGCAACATTATTTATTTTGCCTGCACCAATAAAAAGATGATTGAACTTTTTGGCAATTATTTTTTAAAAACCTTAGGCATTGAAACCAAAGAAAAAGGCGAACAGCTGACCTTTGCAGACTTTGAAAATACTTCTTATTTTCCCTCCTGCGATGTAAAACTCTATCAGCTAACCCCTTATAACCGTTGGGTTTTATTGACAGAAGACAATAAGGAGCTGGCACACGAACTGGACAAACTCTTTCCGACTGCTTTTTCAGGCACACAGCCTTTTGATATTGACAGAAATGAAAACCGCATTTTAGGCGAAGAGTTTCTGACCTGGCTTTGGTACAGGGCAGATATGAATATACATTTTCAATTTGTTGATGAAAAAGCCGGTAAGGAATTTTATGTCATTTTTGAAAACAAAATGTCCGTGCGCGGCAGTAATGGGGAAAATAGTTTGCTGACAAGTCTGAGCGGCAGTAATAATCCCATGGATGAGGCACGCCTTGGGCTTGGATTAGGCAAAAAGGTAAACAATGCCTGCATTGTCCTTTCTGATAAGGATATTTCCTTTATTTTTTCACTCAATGCGAAAAATTTTAGTTTTTCTTCATTTTCGATTATTGGCTGGAAAAATAATTATAGCACAGGAAGTGCGAGCCCTCGGAGAGCGAACGAAACAGAAACCACGCTTTCTGTGAGTGAGAGCGAGCGGGTGGCAGGACGCCACTCCGAGCGCAGCTCTTTTGAAGAAATAGAATTTGATGCACATTTGCTGGAAAAAATGCAGTTTTTTGAGCGGGCAAAGGCATATTTTGATATTGTCTATCACGAGTTTATAAAAATACGGCTTGATAAAACAGCTTGGAAAAAAGAAACAGAAGACATCAGAACCTGGATTATTCAATTTTCAAAAAAAGTATCAAAACAGCAGCTTATTAACATGCATGAACACTATATGAAATCTATAAACGGATAA
- a CDS encoding DUF3800 domain-containing protein → MYAYIDETGNTGLDIFNEMQPFFMNLAVMSEEDIAISYQKEFNQILSRLQIEELHGKKLQSFEVYDMASKLLYNFLLNKDINFTYTFVDKELFSITILYEALFDSGINEAVPWHSYNLRELRLILLLNFIVLIQQTQNVHKRFWNECIFGKDISKADTSFISCLNNMLSELTNINLDKRSIEIFYDAIFWAKKNYEQFEYRIIYNDKDKKHKNIYLPTYCFFISLVKNIQQKFINTTSENCYLIHDRQQEYQKIIELAHSIISNPEIKGLYHTISYFHNTEIMTLPTSSLTFVEAKKNIGIQLSDFCASILSKKIKGKKMTLNMTKLYELIQKKTTTQYIFTYDALYTEIILFEKKLQQYESQLEINTYQKQIQNAKKIIAQEKARIDTIISELN, encoded by the coding sequence ATGTACGCTTATATTGATGAAACAGGAAATACAGGATTAGATATCTTTAATGAAATGCAGCCATTCTTTATGAATCTAGCTGTAATGAGTGAAGAAGATATTGCTATCAGTTATCAAAAAGAATTTAATCAAATTTTATCAAGATTACAAATTGAAGAACTTCATGGAAAAAAACTACAAAGTTTTGAAGTATATGATATGGCAAGTAAATTATTATATAATTTTTTGCTAAATAAAGATATAAATTTTACTTATACATTTGTTGATAAGGAATTATTTTCTATAACAATATTATATGAAGCTCTTTTTGATTCTGGTATTAATGAAGCCGTACCATGGCACAGTTATAATCTACGGGAACTACGGTTGATTCTATTATTAAATTTTATTGTTTTAATACAACAAACGCAAAATGTTCATAAACGATTTTGGAATGAGTGTATATTTGGCAAGGACATTTCAAAAGCAGATACTTCTTTTATTTCATGTTTAAATAATATGTTATCAGAATTAACAAATATCAATTTAGATAAACGCTCCATTGAAATATTCTATGATGCAATTTTTTGGGCTAAAAAAAATTATGAACAATTCGAATACAGAATTATATATAATGATAAGGATAAAAAGCATAAAAATATATATCTTCCAACTTATTGTTTTTTTATTTCATTAGTAAAAAATATTCAACAAAAATTTATTAATACAACTTCTGAAAACTGTTACTTAATTCACGATAGACAACAAGAGTATCAAAAAATTATTGAATTAGCACATTCAATAATTAGTAACCCTGAAATAAAAGGATTATATCATACAATTTCATACTTTCATAATACAGAAATAATGACATTACCTACAAGTTCATTAACTTTTGTTGAAGCTAAAAAAAATATCGGCATTCAACTAAGTGATTTTTGTGCCTCCATTTTAAGTAAAAAAATAAAAGGAAAAAAAATGACTTTGAATATGACTAAGCTTTATGAGCTTATCCAAAAAAAAACTACGACACAATATATTTTTACTTATGACGCTTTGTATACTGAAATTATTTTATTTGAAAAAAAATTACAACAATACGAATCTCAACTTGAGATAAATACATATCAAAAACAAATTCAAAACGCTAAAAAAATAATTGCACAAGAAAAAGCGAGAATTGATACAATTATATCTGAACTAAACTGA
- a CDS encoding N-acetylmuramoyl-L-alanine amidase: MRKINKIIIHCSATKPTQDIGAAEIDMWHKKQGWDEIGYHFVIRRNGETEKGRDIEIAGAHCKGQNKNSIGICLAGGIDENGRAENNFTDKQFQSLRNLAAKLKKEYPNATLHGHNEFANKACPCFDVREFFKGMV, translated from the coding sequence ATGAGAAAAATCAATAAAATAATCATCCACTGTTCCGCCACAAAGCCCACACAGGACATCGGGGCGGCGGAAATTGACATGTGGCATAAAAAGCAGGGTTGGGATGAAATCGGTTATCATTTTGTGATCCGCAGGAACGGGGAAACCGAAAAGGGGCGGGATATTGAAATTGCCGGGGCGCATTGCAAGGGACAAAACAAAAATTCAATCGGTATCTGCCTTGCGGGAGGCATTGACGAAAACGGCAGGGCGGAGAACAATTTTACGGATAAGCAGTTTCAATCCTTGCGAAACCTTGCGGCAAAACTCAAAAAAGAATACCCGAACGCCACCCTGCACGGTCATAATGAGTTTGCTAATAAAGCCTGTCCGTGCTTTGATGTGCGGGAATTTTTCAAGGGAATGGTATAA
- a CDS encoding phage holin family protein — protein MFFFCEYVLAFMHDVEIKISVSAFAAFISYHFGASEYLLALIQYLIFADFFLGAFRAKRNRRFSWFKAWIGFKKVVSLYLAILIVGFACKAFDLTVQERISFEYSGTFWFDLFLCVLILLNLASINHHLACFGFGINRWLDRIIFKYTGKLQTRLESEINKKIGQSFNNKE, from the coding sequence ATGTTCTTTTTTTGCGAGTATGTTTTGGCGTTCATGCATGATGTGGAAATAAAAATTTCCGTATCGGCGTTTGCCGCGTTCATTTCCTATCACTTCGGGGCGAGCGAGTATCTGCTCGCCCTCATCCAATACCTTATTTTTGCGGATTTCTTCCTGGGGGCTTTTCGCGCCAAGCGGAACAGGCGTTTTTCATGGTTCAAGGCATGGATAGGGTTTAAAAAAGTGGTCAGCCTTTATTTGGCGATTTTGATTGTGGGCTTCGCCTGCAAGGCGTTCGACTTGACCGTGCAGGAACGCATAAGTTTTGAATACAGCGGCACGTTTTGGTTCGATTTGTTTTTGTGCGTGCTTATCTTGCTGAACCTTGCGAGCATTAACCACCATTTGGCGTGTTTCGGTTTCGGAATCAATCGCTGGCTGGACAGAATCATTTTCAAATACACGGGAAAACTGCAAACACGGCTTGAAAGCGAAATCAACAAAAAAATAGGACAAAGTTTTAATAATAAGGAATAA